In Mycteria americana isolate JAX WOST 10 ecotype Jacksonville Zoo and Gardens chromosome 5, USCA_MyAme_1.0, whole genome shotgun sequence, one DNA window encodes the following:
- the COMMD9 gene encoding COMM domain-containing protein 9 isoform X1 → MVEARCGELGARLSCSAKMAAVRDGEFAALQSLLKAPSRDAVRQLCQECFSSPPAGLGPLAQRACSGLAAGPEEAEQLVSALHNLTRHVVYHGLTKAEDILSLFPENFHQNLKNLLTKIILDNISAWRNEAQASQISLPRLVDMDWRVDIKTSSDSISRMAVPTCLLQLKIREDVALCGSSPVVSALTVELSKETLDTMLEGLGRIRDQLSAVANK, encoded by the exons ATGGTGGAGGCGCGTTGCGGTGAGCTGGGCGCCCGGCTTAGCTGCAGCGCCAAGATGGCGGCGGTGCGGGACGGGGAGTtcgctgctctgcagagcctgctgaAG GCGCCGTCGAGGGACGCCGTGCGGCAGCTGTGCCAGGAGTGTTTCTCCAGCCCGCCCGCCGGCCTCGGCCCCCTGGCGCAGCGCGCCTGCTCCGGCCTCGCCGCCGGCCCCGAGGAAGCGGAGCAG CTGGTATCTGCTTTGCACAACCTTACCAGGCATGTCGTGTACCATGGCTTGACGAAGGCAGAAGAtatcctctctctctttccagaaAACTTCCACCAAAATCTGAAAAACCTTTTGACTAAGATAATTTTGGATAATAT ctctgcttGGAGGAATGAAGCACAAGCAAGTCAGA TCTCCCTGCCTCGGCTGGTCGACATGGACTGGAGGGTGGACATCAAGACATCTTCAGATAGCATCAGCAGAATGGCAGTCCCTACTTGCCTGCTTCAGTTAAAG ATTCGGGAAGATGTTGCCTTATGTGGAAGTAGCCCTGTTGTTTCTGCACTGACTGTAGAACTGAGCAAAGAAACTCTGGACACTATGTTAGAAGGTCTAGGAAGGATCCGGGACCAACTTTCTGCCGTTGCAAACAAATGA
- the COMMD9 gene encoding COMM domain-containing protein 9 isoform X2, with amino-acid sequence MVEARCGELGARLSCSAKMAAVRDGEFAALQSLLKLVSALHNLTRHVVYHGLTKAEDILSLFPENFHQNLKNLLTKIILDNISAWRNEAQASQISLPRLVDMDWRVDIKTSSDSISRMAVPTCLLQLKIREDVALCGSSPVVSALTVELSKETLDTMLEGLGRIRDQLSAVANK; translated from the exons ATGGTGGAGGCGCGTTGCGGTGAGCTGGGCGCCCGGCTTAGCTGCAGCGCCAAGATGGCGGCGGTGCGGGACGGGGAGTtcgctgctctgcagagcctgctgaAG CTGGTATCTGCTTTGCACAACCTTACCAGGCATGTCGTGTACCATGGCTTGACGAAGGCAGAAGAtatcctctctctctttccagaaAACTTCCACCAAAATCTGAAAAACCTTTTGACTAAGATAATTTTGGATAATAT ctctgcttGGAGGAATGAAGCACAAGCAAGTCAGA TCTCCCTGCCTCGGCTGGTCGACATGGACTGGAGGGTGGACATCAAGACATCTTCAGATAGCATCAGCAGAATGGCAGTCCCTACTTGCCTGCTTCAGTTAAAG ATTCGGGAAGATGTTGCCTTATGTGGAAGTAGCCCTGTTGTTTCTGCACTGACTGTAGAACTGAGCAAAGAAACTCTGGACACTATGTTAGAAGGTCTAGGAAGGATCCGGGACCAACTTTCTGCCGTTGCAAACAAATGA